The genomic DNA GGGCGAAGTGGCCTATTAAAAAAAAATAACTGGCCACGAGGTTCCAAAGGAGCTATGCAATATGCGCCCCGCCTGGATGTTCCCCGCGGTGTGCAGAGTCCGTGCGAATCGACCCCGGGCACTCGCGGTGACTCCAAAGTGTTCTAGAATTCTCGGGAAAAAAGGAAGAGTCAGATGAAGATTTTCGTAGGAAACCTGCCGTTCAGCGTCGATGAGGCCAAGCTGCGTGAGATGTTCGCGCCGTACGGCGAGGTCGACTCCGCCAACGTGATCACCGACCGTGAGACCGGCAGGCCGCGCGGCTTCGCCTTCGTCGAGATGGCGGACGCGGATGCTCGCAAGGCGATCCAGGGCCTGGAGAACCACCAGATGGAAGGCCGCACGCTCAACGTGAACGAGGCCCGCGCCCGCGAGGGCGGCGGCGGCGGCGGCCGCGGCGGGTTCGGCGGCGGTCGTGGCGGCGGCGGCTACCGCTAGTCGTCCCTGGCCCTCGCGGGCCGCTCTCATCCCAACCTCGATTCGGACCTAGCTCAGAGCACACAGGAACAGGGTTCCGCCGGAGATCGGCGTGACGCTCGCGACGCCGGCCGCGGGCCGCCCGGACAACGCGGCGGCCTCGAGCGCCCGCTTCAGGGCGCCCATCGGATCCGCCTCGAGCCGCGCCAGGGCCGACGCGCTCGCCGCGGTCGGCGACCCCCGGCGGTTCACCACGACCGCGGGCGCCGCGAGGCCGTCGAGG from Pseudomonadota bacterium includes the following:
- a CDS encoding RNA-binding protein, coding for MKIFVGNLPFSVDEAKLREMFAPYGEVDSANVITDRETGRPRGFAFVEMADADARKAIQGLENHQMEGRTLNVNEARAREGGGGGGRGGFGGGRGGGGYR